In one Natronosalvus amylolyticus genomic region, the following are encoded:
- a CDS encoding aldo/keto reductase: protein MNLPPVGLGTMGIEEPDVIATALECGYRHLDTAQIYDNEVVVGAGLERSDVPREAITVATKVWADKLEPESVQQSVQESARKLGLETIDLLYVHRPIETYESEVTLPVFDSLRDAGNIDHVGLSNFTLDELETARRILESPIGAHQIEYHPLFATPELLEHARRHEYPVVAYSPLASGRAREIEVLVEIANRHGTTPEAVSLAWVLQHDTVVAIPKASTRSHLEANLQAASLELTPGEVARIDGIECEEELFPA from the coding sequence ATGAATCTTCCGCCGGTCGGACTCGGTACGATGGGGATCGAAGAGCCGGACGTGATCGCGACGGCACTCGAGTGTGGCTATCGACATCTGGATACGGCACAAATTTACGACAACGAGGTCGTCGTCGGTGCGGGCCTCGAACGAAGCGATGTCCCCCGGGAAGCAATCACGGTGGCGACAAAAGTCTGGGCAGACAAGCTCGAGCCCGAATCGGTCCAACAGAGCGTCCAAGAAAGCGCCCGAAAACTCGGTCTCGAGACGATAGACCTGTTGTACGTCCACCGACCAATCGAGACGTACGAATCCGAAGTGACGTTGCCAGTGTTCGATAGCCTTCGAGATGCGGGCAATATCGACCACGTCGGGCTTAGCAACTTTACGCTCGACGAACTCGAAACCGCTCGCCGAATCCTCGAGAGCCCGATAGGTGCTCACCAGATCGAGTACCATCCGTTGTTTGCAACGCCCGAACTGCTCGAGCACGCTCGAAGACACGAGTACCCGGTCGTCGCCTACTCGCCACTGGCCAGTGGCAGGGCCCGCGAAATCGAGGTGTTGGTCGAGATCGCGAATCGCCACGGGACGACCCCCGAAGCCGTCTCCCTCGCCTGGGTGCTCCAGCACGACACCGTCGTGGCGATTCCGAAAGCGAGCACTCGGTCCCATCTGGAGGCCAACCTCCAGGCAGCGAGCCTCGAGTTGACGCCCGGCGAAGTCGCTCGAATCGATGGCATCGAATGCGAAGAGGAGCTGTTTCCGGCGTGA
- a CDS encoding deoxyhypusine synthase: MTDEHDGTADHHENESQDEDRRCDDSAGGQHEDEDHSEYPPRETFSHDPVGHTDVWAGMSVGELADQYGHAGVGAANLHEAVGVTAAMFDDEVTVFCGLAGAMVPTGMRKVVADLVRDGYIDALVTTGANLTHDAIEAIGGKHHHGCAHAEGKTEREHDETLRDEGVDRIYNVYLPQEHFAEFESHLRSEVFPPLEAACEESGSVSIQELTRELGRANLEINERDNVEESAGLAAAAYEADVPVYCPAVQDSVLGLQAWMYSQTTAFTLDALGDMTALTDLAFEADEAGAFVIGGGVPKNFTLQTMLVTPRAYDYAVQLTMDPPQTGGLSGATLEEARSWGKLEKDARNVSVYGDATITLPLVVAAARDRVEGTNP; the protein is encoded by the coding sequence ATGACCGACGAGCACGATGGAACCGCGGATCACCACGAAAATGAAAGCCAAGACGAAGATCGTCGCTGCGACGATTCTGCTGGCGGACAGCACGAAGACGAGGACCACAGCGAGTACCCGCCTCGAGAAACCTTCTCCCACGATCCGGTCGGTCACACGGACGTCTGGGCAGGGATGAGCGTCGGTGAACTGGCCGACCAGTACGGACACGCCGGTGTTGGGGCCGCAAATCTGCACGAAGCTGTCGGCGTGACGGCGGCGATGTTCGACGACGAAGTGACCGTCTTCTGTGGCCTGGCCGGAGCGATGGTCCCCACTGGTATGCGCAAAGTCGTCGCCGACCTCGTTCGTGACGGCTACATCGACGCACTGGTGACCACCGGCGCAAACCTCACCCATGACGCCATCGAAGCCATTGGCGGTAAACACCACCACGGCTGTGCCCACGCCGAGGGGAAAACCGAACGCGAACACGACGAAACCCTCCGCGACGAGGGCGTCGATCGGATTTACAACGTCTACCTGCCACAGGAGCACTTCGCCGAGTTCGAGAGCCACCTCCGAAGCGAGGTGTTCCCGCCACTCGAGGCAGCGTGCGAGGAATCCGGCTCCGTGTCGATTCAGGAACTGACCCGCGAACTCGGGCGTGCCAACCTCGAGATAAACGAGCGTGACAACGTCGAAGAGTCGGCCGGACTCGCCGCCGCGGCTTACGAAGCCGACGTCCCTGTTTACTGTCCGGCAGTACAGGACTCCGTCCTCGGACTGCAGGCCTGGATGTACTCCCAGACGACGGCGTTCACGTTGGACGCGCTGGGTGACATGACCGCACTCACCGACCTGGCGTTCGAGGCCGACGAAGCCGGCGCGTTCGTCATCGGCGGCGGCGTTCCGAAGAACTTCACGCTCCAGACGATGCTGGTCACCCCGCGAGCCTACGACTATGCGGTCCAGCTGACGATGGACCCACCACAGACCGGCGGCCTCTCCGGTGCCACCCTCGAGGAAGCCCGGTCGTGGGGGAAACTCGAGAAGGACGCTCGAAACGTCTCGGTGTACGGCGACGCGACGATTACGCTGCCGCTAGTCGTGGCTGCAGCTCGAGACCGAGTCGAAGGAACGAACCCGTAA
- a CDS encoding transcription initiation factor IIB family protein produces the protein MYNASARLEHAPWLEELEAIADRLELSSDARSTAADLFLANVPESDRSKPAVLAASIYAASLVAGDGRTQCAVADAADVSRLSVQQRWKTILEDAGLEPPSW, from the coding sequence ATGTACAACGCCAGCGCCCGTCTCGAACACGCGCCATGGCTCGAGGAACTCGAGGCCATCGCCGACCGGCTCGAGTTGTCGTCCGACGCCCGCTCGACGGCTGCCGACCTCTTTCTCGCGAACGTCCCCGAATCCGACCGCTCGAAGCCGGCCGTCCTCGCCGCCAGCATCTACGCGGCCTCGCTCGTTGCCGGTGATGGTCGGACCCAGTGTGCAGTCGCCGACGCCGCCGACGTCTCCCGGCTGTCCGTACAACAGCGGTGGAAAACGATCCTCGAGGATGCCGGCCTCGAGCCACCGAGTTGGTAA
- a CDS encoding Nif3-like dinuclear metal center hexameric protein, with translation MQLSTFVNRLDDDLRTADFADLDASANGLQVGPDGEKTTVGHAAFAVDAALETIAGAADAGADVLVTHHGISWGGIEHVTGRTYDRLEALIDNDLALYVSHLPLDSHPELGNAAGVADVLELGDREPFGSYGPEHIGQRGRVDEPYTVTTLRETLEQSLETGGRPVPILEFGPERIEKIAIVTGSGVDWLDEAVDAGADVLVTGEGKQQVYHDAREAGIHVALAGHYATETFGVRSLQAKAESWGLETTYLEVPTGL, from the coding sequence ATGCAACTCTCGACGTTCGTCAATAGACTCGACGACGACCTACGGACCGCCGATTTCGCGGACCTCGACGCGAGCGCAAACGGGTTACAGGTCGGGCCCGACGGCGAGAAAACCACGGTCGGGCACGCCGCGTTCGCCGTCGACGCCGCCCTCGAAACGATAGCGGGTGCCGCAGACGCCGGTGCAGACGTGCTCGTTACCCACCACGGCATCTCCTGGGGTGGCATCGAGCACGTCACCGGTCGCACGTACGACCGCCTCGAGGCACTGATCGACAACGACCTCGCGTTGTACGTCTCACACTTACCGCTCGATTCGCATCCGGAGCTCGGAAACGCAGCAGGCGTGGCTGACGTTCTCGAGTTGGGTGACCGGGAGCCGTTCGGTTCGTACGGTCCGGAGCACATCGGACAGCGTGGTCGGGTCGACGAGCCATATACCGTCACGACCCTCCGTGAAACCCTCGAGCAGTCGCTTGAGACGGGTGGGAGGCCGGTACCGATACTCGAGTTCGGCCCCGAACGGATCGAGAAGATCGCCATCGTCACCGGCAGCGGCGTCGACTGGCTCGACGAAGCAGTCGATGCAGGCGCTGACGTCCTCGTCACTGGCGAAGGAAAACAACAGGTGTACCACGACGCCCGCGAAGCCGGCATTCACGTCGCGCTGGCCGGTCACTACGCGACTGAAACGTTCGGCGTGCGCTCGCTGCAAGCGAAAGCCGAGTCGTGGGGTCTCGAGACCACCTATCTCGAGGTTCCGACGGGACTGTAG
- a CDS encoding NADP-dependent malic enzyme, protein MGLDEDALEYHRVDPPGKVEISTTKPTNTQRDLSLAYSPGVAAPCMEIHDDENDAYTYTAKGNLVGVVSNGSAVLGLGDIGAQASKPVMEGKGVLFKRFADIDVFDIELDEADPDKLVEAIKMMGPTFGGINLEDIKAPECFTVEERLREEMDIPVFHDDQHGTAIISGAALVNAAEIAGKALEELDIVFSGAGASALATARFYVSLGAKRENITMCDSSGIITTDRAESGDVNEYKREFARDVSAGDLADAMEGADVFVGLSIGGLVSQEMVQSMGDNPIIFAMANPDPEIGYHEAKEARDDDVIMATGRSDYPNQVNNVLGFPFIFRGALDVRATEINEEMKVAAARALADLARQDVPDAVVKAYGDQPIQFGPDYIIPKPVDPRVLFRVAPAVAKAAVDSGSARVDVDVQEYEEQLEARLGKSREMMRVVLNKAKSEPKRVALAEGEDEKMIRAAYQIQEQGIAHPVLIGNEETILEAARGLGLDFEPTVADPDDGNYGEYADRLFELRQRKGITRSEATDLIRRDTNYFGSVMVEQGDADALLTGLTHHYPSALRPPLQVIGTAEDVEYAAGVYLLTFKNRIVFCADATVNQDPDEEVLAEITKQTAKLARRFNVEPRAALLSYSNFGSVDNEGTRKPRRATEMLQGDPEVDFPVDGEMQADTAVVEDILTGTYEFSELDEAANVLVFPNLESGNIGYKLLQRLGGAEAIGPMLVGMDKPVHVLQRGDEVKDIVNLAGVAVVDAQKE, encoded by the coding sequence ATGGGACTGGATGAAGACGCCCTGGAATACCATCGGGTTGATCCACCGGGCAAAGTCGAAATTTCGACGACAAAGCCGACGAACACACAGCGCGACCTCTCGCTCGCCTATTCGCCGGGGGTTGCGGCACCCTGTATGGAAATTCACGACGACGAAAACGATGCCTACACCTACACGGCCAAAGGCAATCTCGTCGGCGTGGTTTCGAACGGCTCTGCCGTGCTAGGCCTCGGAGACATTGGTGCACAGGCGTCAAAGCCCGTCATGGAGGGGAAAGGCGTATTGTTCAAACGATTCGCCGATATCGACGTGTTCGACATCGAACTCGATGAAGCCGACCCCGACAAACTGGTCGAAGCGATCAAGATGATGGGGCCGACCTTCGGTGGCATCAACCTGGAAGACATCAAGGCGCCGGAGTGTTTCACCGTCGAGGAACGGCTTCGCGAGGAGATGGACATCCCCGTCTTCCACGACGACCAGCACGGCACGGCGATTATTTCCGGTGCTGCACTCGTCAATGCCGCCGAAATAGCCGGCAAAGCACTCGAGGAACTCGATATTGTGTTCTCTGGAGCGGGTGCGAGCGCTCTCGCGACGGCCCGATTTTACGTCTCGCTCGGAGCAAAACGCGAGAACATTACGATGTGTGATTCCTCGGGAATCATCACCACCGACCGGGCGGAATCCGGCGACGTTAACGAGTACAAACGGGAGTTCGCGCGCGACGTCTCTGCCGGCGACCTCGCCGACGCAATGGAGGGAGCAGACGTGTTCGTCGGCCTCTCAATCGGCGGCCTCGTCTCTCAGGAGATGGTGCAGTCGATGGGCGACAACCCAATCATTTTCGCAATGGCCAATCCCGATCCCGAAATCGGCTACCACGAAGCCAAAGAAGCTCGTGACGACGACGTGATCATGGCAACGGGACGGTCAGATTACCCCAATCAGGTGAACAACGTCCTCGGATTCCCGTTCATTTTCCGCGGGGCCCTGGACGTGCGCGCGACGGAAATCAACGAGGAGATGAAAGTCGCAGCCGCTCGCGCACTCGCCGACCTCGCTCGCCAGGACGTCCCAGATGCGGTCGTCAAAGCCTACGGCGACCAGCCGATTCAGTTCGGCCCCGACTACATCATCCCCAAACCGGTCGACCCACGGGTGCTGTTCCGCGTGGCACCGGCCGTCGCCAAAGCGGCCGTCGATTCCGGTTCGGCCCGAGTCGACGTCGACGTCCAGGAGTACGAGGAGCAACTCGAGGCCCGCCTGGGCAAATCTCGAGAGATGATGCGCGTCGTTCTCAACAAGGCCAAGAGCGAGCCAAAGCGGGTCGCCCTGGCAGAGGGCGAAGACGAGAAGATGATTCGCGCAGCCTACCAGATACAAGAGCAAGGAATCGCCCATCCCGTTCTGATCGGCAACGAGGAGACGATTCTCGAGGCCGCTCGTGGACTCGGCCTCGATTTCGAACCGACCGTTGCAGACCCCGACGATGGAAACTACGGCGAGTACGCAGACCGCCTGTTCGAACTCAGACAGCGTAAGGGTATCACTCGTTCGGAGGCCACGGACCTGATCCGTCGGGACACCAACTACTTCGGGAGCGTGATGGTCGAACAGGGCGACGCAGATGCACTCTTGACCGGGCTGACCCACCACTATCCGTCCGCACTGCGACCGCCCCTGCAGGTCATCGGCACGGCCGAAGACGTCGAGTACGCCGCCGGTGTCTACCTCCTGACGTTCAAAAACCGAATCGTCTTCTGTGCGGATGCGACGGTCAATCAGGACCCCGACGAGGAAGTGCTGGCCGAGATAACGAAACAAACTGCCAAACTCGCCCGTCGGTTCAACGTCGAGCCACGCGCGGCGTTGCTCTCGTACTCGAACTTCGGCAGCGTCGACAACGAAGGCACGCGAAAACCACGCCGCGCAACGGAGATGTTGCAAGGCGATCCGGAGGTCGACTTCCCGGTCGACGGTGAGATGCAGGCCGACACGGCCGTCGTCGAGGACATCCTCACCGGCACCTACGAGTTCTCGGAACTCGATGAAGCCGCGAACGTGCTCGTCTTCCCGAACCTCGAGTCGGGCAACATTGGGTACAAACTGCTCCAGCGACTCGGTGGCGCAGAGGCCATCGGCCCGATGCTCGTCGGCATGGACAAACCGGTTCACGTCCTGCAACGAGGCGACGAAGTCAAAGACATCGTCAACCTCGCCGGCGTTGCCGTCGTCGACGCCCAGAAAGAATAA
- a CDS encoding type IV pilin yields MLDIDRDTHATSLVVGIVLLVAIAIILAVSVSTFALGIADETQEPPPLVGDSTGTYETGTQTCDDDIVRLSHVAGDTLELEETRVIVRLPDSGDIEASTTGFPVPSTTLSESEIGAENIDDSSNIFYSSGCVGGVAANGDGTWEPGTSMSFKLNSGNGNIDSGDTISVIVVHEPSESIVVEHSITVQ; encoded by the coding sequence GTGTTAGATATCGACCGAGACACACACGCAACCAGCCTCGTCGTCGGGATCGTGCTCCTCGTCGCGATCGCGATTATCCTGGCAGTATCGGTTTCGACGTTCGCACTGGGGATCGCCGATGAGACCCAGGAACCACCACCGCTCGTAGGCGATTCCACCGGAACGTACGAAACCGGTACCCAGACGTGCGATGACGATATCGTTCGACTGAGCCACGTTGCCGGTGATACCCTCGAACTCGAGGAGACGCGTGTTATCGTTCGGCTGCCAGATAGCGGTGACATCGAAGCCTCGACAACCGGATTTCCGGTCCCTAGTACAACGTTGAGCGAGTCGGAAATCGGAGCCGAGAATATCGACGACTCCTCGAACATTTTCTACAGCAGCGGCTGTGTTGGGGGCGTCGCAGCCAACGGCGATGGTACCTGGGAACCGGGTACCTCGATGTCGTTCAAACTCAATTCCGGAAACGGCAACATCGACTCTGGCGACACGATATCGGTCATCGTCGTCCACGAACCATCCGAATCCATCGTCGTCGAACACTCGATTACGGTCCAGTAG
- a CDS encoding glucodextranase DOMON-like domain-containing protein — protein sequence MSDQHDTPTSVHRRTVLGGLAGLGALGVATGLSSSTATASPDALEASGIDTFHPGHPRFVQVGEKLWNSAFVGPELIGGRDNLAPSVPAAEADAENYAPEDFEWSISSKPDDSEAELTYQSSLDPDQPRYDEGRDNVTEFEADVPGTYVLELEGPDGTHELTIYAFPEPDSAAGGPPRIELEGEYDDGTFTIGTNAALAPNSQASRDALEVVFLADDRDALSTDDIETDADALTGQVDVDALEGEAARVHAVVTDGNHQSVLDTIELEPDGEISLPNRAPEWMEDGVMYQIFPRSWSGERGETTFEDLIDGVDYLDELGVDAVWMTPVVPAESVDKLFGNNNLSGFQEGELPGGGPHGYDTNDYFGVAEDLAFDGMDPVEAYTAFVDACHERDIKVVFDLVINHAGRGHPFFQDTIAEQGTEPPAPDWEYPPVEAWNEDSKYFDWWDRLEAPVTHDGEVVDPAPQTTGFWGLRVMPNWNFDNVAVREHFLAVAEFWSGEVGVDGFRCDIAWGAPHSIWKDIREVVRDNDSEFLMLDEAIPKDRTFSENEFDMHFDTDGFTTTTHDVANGLASPGNLYDDVRARQEDGFPEYSLLLNAVENHDEHRLLNQTVADIYNPNHDELTEEDWEAGATLQRACWAAGVTLPGVPFVYYGQERQISRYGEGRHLGEDDPRGIAADGSVDIGADVRPGGRQRAFMNWDEYDEDHFEFYKDLIDTYHEIDVLKNDAALVGEWYDSDDRVLVFGRDGSHLSEVSGPERAVVIVNFETDGPATVDLRSEVLSTDVISGDDIAVSSDDERITVDVDEVAILETPTFYAPGDRIANLTVAPGTDDGNGRYRYPTGEQFTDGIFDMVGVSVHDGADTHQVRVEVGGDLVNHEGYEGGFTDQHIQLYLSDGSGDGTELAREGVNATFAEPYQYRVIADGEHGVRVETADGAHVETGTVSANPADDSILLEFPKGALPGGIEAMDLSILMLGYDPEAPGNVRQVTEDATETTFGGAQNDSAPNVIDLTTPGDVPNFQALAYSDGTLATIPYVPLATDLEEIATFDEPTGEPYGPGTYEYPTSDDFYEGAWDIDELTVSASRDNVEFSFTMATEVQNPWGLPRPFSHQFYQIYIYDPATDGPESVSGRAGLNANMASPYNYRIVVNGESNETVESADGETVTSNVETNVEGRTVSIRVPADAIGWDGDANGGIGIAALVAPFDGFGEGNVRGIGTEAEEYTIGGGTGTNDPAVMDMITPDGVDRIDVLSEYGEDSLVEIPFVVLGEVDLPDAGDVDVSDEDEEDADEEDHDEEADTDEETDPGDGADDAGDDTVTEPDEDADDDGMPGFGAVVGAAGLAGGGALAAKRFASERDEGDEK from the coding sequence ATGAGCGATCAACACGACACACCGACGTCGGTGCACAGGCGAACGGTACTGGGTGGTCTCGCAGGACTCGGGGCACTTGGCGTGGCCACCGGTTTGTCCAGTTCAACGGCAACAGCGAGCCCGGATGCCCTCGAGGCGAGCGGTATCGATACCTTCCATCCGGGCCATCCGCGCTTCGTCCAGGTCGGGGAGAAACTGTGGAATTCGGCGTTCGTCGGCCCTGAACTCATCGGCGGGCGTGACAATCTCGCGCCGTCGGTTCCGGCGGCCGAAGCCGACGCCGAGAACTACGCACCCGAGGACTTCGAGTGGTCGATCAGTTCGAAGCCCGACGACAGCGAGGCCGAACTGACCTACCAGTCTTCGCTCGACCCCGACCAGCCGCGGTACGACGAAGGGCGAGACAACGTCACCGAGTTCGAAGCCGACGTGCCCGGTACCTACGTCCTCGAACTCGAGGGACCGGACGGAACGCACGAACTCACGATCTATGCGTTCCCCGAACCCGATTCAGCGGCCGGTGGTCCGCCTCGAATCGAACTCGAAGGCGAGTACGACGATGGTACCTTCACCATCGGGACGAACGCCGCGCTCGCACCAAACAGCCAGGCGTCACGGGATGCACTCGAGGTCGTCTTCCTGGCTGACGACCGCGACGCGCTGTCGACCGACGACATCGAAACCGACGCAGATGCGCTCACCGGCCAGGTCGACGTCGACGCACTCGAGGGCGAAGCCGCCCGCGTGCACGCCGTCGTCACTGATGGGAATCACCAGAGCGTCCTCGACACCATCGAACTGGAACCGGACGGAGAGATTTCGTTGCCAAACCGTGCCCCGGAGTGGATGGAAGACGGCGTTATGTACCAGATCTTCCCCCGTTCGTGGTCCGGCGAGCGCGGCGAGACGACGTTCGAAGATCTCATCGACGGCGTCGACTATCTCGACGAGCTTGGAGTCGACGCCGTCTGGATGACGCCGGTGGTCCCCGCCGAAAGCGTCGACAAACTGTTCGGGAACAACAATTTATCCGGGTTCCAGGAAGGCGAACTACCCGGCGGCGGTCCACACGGCTACGACACGAACGACTACTTCGGGGTCGCTGAGGACCTAGCGTTCGACGGTATGGACCCGGTCGAGGCATACACGGCGTTCGTCGATGCCTGTCACGAACGAGATATCAAGGTCGTCTTCGACCTGGTGATCAACCACGCTGGTCGCGGCCATCCGTTCTTCCAGGACACCATCGCCGAACAGGGCACCGAGCCCCCAGCGCCTGATTGGGAGTACCCACCTGTCGAGGCCTGGAACGAGGATTCGAAGTACTTCGACTGGTGGGACCGACTCGAGGCACCGGTTACACACGATGGCGAGGTCGTCGACCCAGCGCCACAGACCACCGGGTTCTGGGGACTGCGGGTCATGCCAAACTGGAACTTCGACAACGTCGCCGTACGCGAACACTTCCTTGCGGTCGCCGAGTTCTGGTCCGGCGAAGTCGGCGTCGACGGATTCCGCTGTGACATTGCCTGGGGTGCCCCCCACAGCATCTGGAAGGACATCCGTGAAGTCGTCCGGGACAACGACAGCGAGTTCCTCATGCTCGACGAAGCGATTCCGAAAGACCGGACGTTCTCCGAGAACGAGTTCGACATGCACTTCGACACCGACGGATTCACGACGACCACTCACGATGTGGCCAACGGACTCGCCTCGCCCGGCAACCTCTACGACGACGTTCGCGCCCGTCAGGAAGACGGCTTCCCGGAGTACTCGCTTCTCCTGAACGCTGTCGAAAACCACGACGAACACCGATTGCTCAACCAGACCGTCGCCGACATCTACAACCCGAACCACGACGAGTTGACCGAGGAGGACTGGGAGGCGGGAGCGACGCTCCAGCGAGCCTGCTGGGCTGCCGGGGTTACTCTCCCTGGCGTCCCGTTCGTCTATTACGGCCAGGAACGCCAGATCAGTCGCTACGGAGAGGGTCGACACCTGGGCGAGGACGATCCACGTGGTATCGCTGCAGATGGCTCGGTCGATATCGGTGCCGACGTCCGACCCGGCGGTCGCCAGCGCGCGTTCATGAACTGGGACGAGTACGACGAAGACCACTTCGAGTTTTACAAAGACCTCATCGATACCTACCACGAAATCGATGTCCTGAAAAACGACGCCGCGCTCGTCGGCGAGTGGTACGACTCCGACGACCGCGTTCTCGTCTTCGGTCGTGACGGAAGCCACCTCTCAGAGGTTTCCGGACCGGAACGCGCCGTCGTCATCGTCAATTTCGAGACCGATGGGCCGGCAACGGTCGACCTTCGGTCGGAGGTCCTGTCCACTGACGTGATTTCCGGGGACGATATCGCCGTCTCGAGCGACGACGAGCGAATCACCGTCGACGTCGACGAGGTGGCCATTCTCGAGACGCCGACGTTCTACGCGCCGGGCGACCGAATCGCCAATCTCACTGTGGCCCCGGGCACCGACGACGGAAACGGCCGCTACCGATATCCTACTGGTGAGCAGTTCACCGACGGCATCTTCGATATGGTTGGTGTCAGCGTGCACGACGGCGCCGACACCCACCAGGTTCGCGTCGAGGTCGGCGGTGACCTCGTCAACCACGAAGGCTACGAGGGCGGGTTTACCGACCAGCACATCCAGTTGTACCTGAGCGACGGGAGCGGTGACGGAACCGAGTTGGCTCGAGAAGGCGTCAACGCGACGTTCGCCGAACCCTACCAGTATCGCGTAATCGCCGACGGCGAACACGGCGTCCGCGTCGAAACCGCAGATGGAGCGCACGTCGAAACGGGCACCGTCTCGGCCAATCCGGCAGACGATTCCATCCTGCTCGAGTTCCCCAAAGGAGCGCTTCCTGGCGGCATCGAAGCGATGGATCTCTCGATTCTCATGCTGGGTTACGATCCGGAAGCCCCGGGGAACGTCCGACAGGTGACCGAAGACGCCACGGAGACGACGTTTGGCGGCGCACAGAACGATTCCGCACCGAACGTGATCGACCTGACGACGCCCGGCGACGTGCCGAACTTCCAGGCGCTGGCTTACAGCGATGGAACCCTGGCGACGATTCCGTACGTGCCGCTGGCGACGGATCTCGAGGAAATTGCCACGTTCGACGAACCAACGGGCGAGCCCTATGGGCCGGGGACCTACGAGTATCCGACCAGCGACGACTTCTACGAGGGCGCGTGGGATATCGATGAGTTGACAGTCTCTGCCTCACGCGACAACGTCGAATTCTCCTTTACCATGGCGACCGAGGTCCAGAACCCATGGGGACTCCCACGGCCGTTCTCCCACCAGTTTTACCAGATATACATTTACGATCCAGCCACGGATGGCCCGGAAAGTGTGTCCGGGCGCGCTGGGTTGAACGCGAACATGGCCTCGCCGTACAACTACCGTATCGTCGTCAACGGCGAATCGAACGAAACGGTCGAAAGCGCCGACGGCGAGACCGTCACCTCGAACGTCGAGACGAACGTCGAGGGTCGAACCGTCTCGATTCGCGTCCCGGCCGACGCAATCGGATGGGATGGTGACGCCAACGGCGGTATCGGCATCGCTGCACTCGTCGCCCCATTCGACGGGTTTGGAGAAGGTAACGTTCGTGGCATCGGTACGGAAGCCGAAGAGTACACTATCGGTGGCGGGACCGGCACGAACGACCCGGCAGTGATGGATATGATCACGCCCGATGGCGTCGACCGAATCGACGTTCTTTCCGAATACGGGGAGGACTCGTTGGTCGAAATCCCGTTCGTCGTCCTTGGGGAGGTCGATTTACCTGATGCGGGAGACGTCGACGTCTCGGACGAAGATGAGGAAGACGCGGACGAGGAAGACCACGATGAGGAGGCGGATACCGATGAGGAAACCGACCCAGGTGACGGTGCGGATGACGCGGGCGACGACACCGTAACCGAACCTGATGAGGATGCAGACGACGACGGTATGCCCGGATTTGGGGCTGTCGTCGGCGCGGCAGGGCTCGCCGGTGGCGGTGCCCTCGCAGCGAAACGGTTTGCCAGCGAGCGGGACGAAGGAGACGAGAAATAG
- a CDS encoding phosphopantetheine adenylyltransferase, with product MDVALGGTFDPVHDGHRNLFERAFELGDVTVGLTSDELAPKTRHVDRYVRPYDERKRDLEAELEPLAEKHDRSFTIRTLSEPTGIATEPQFDYLIVSPETVDGGKRINELRRDQGHDPLEIIIVPHVYAEDGDIISSTRIVNGEIDEHGNLTPDRDGRGRSR from the coding sequence ATGGACGTCGCGCTTGGTGGGACGTTCGACCCCGTTCACGATGGGCACCGCAACCTGTTCGAACGGGCGTTCGAACTCGGGGATGTGACCGTCGGACTGACCAGTGACGAACTCGCACCGAAAACGCGACACGTCGACCGGTACGTCCGGCCGTACGACGAGCGGAAACGCGACCTCGAGGCCGAACTCGAACCTCTCGCCGAGAAACACGACCGTTCGTTCACCATCCGCACCCTCTCTGAGCCGACCGGTATCGCGACCGAACCACAGTTCGACTACCTTATCGTCTCCCCGGAAACCGTCGACGGCGGCAAACGAATCAACGAACTCCGTCGCGACCAGGGTCACGACCCCCTCGAGATCATCATCGTCCCCCACGTGTACGCCGAAGACGGCGATATCATCTCGAGTACCCGTATCGTCAACGGCGAAATCGACGAACACGGCAATCTGACGCCGGATCGGGACGGTCGTGGTCGGTCGCGCTAG